The following nucleotide sequence is from Chloroflexota bacterium.
GTCCTGCACGTAGGCCAGCGCCACGGTCACGATGAGCAGGGCGAACAACAAGTTGTAGCCATAGGCCGCGCCGGCGGTGGCGTAGGTGCCGATGCCGCCGGCATCGTCGCCGGCCAGCGCCGAGATCAGCCCAGGGCCAAGGATGCCGAGCACGGCCAGCCAGCGCTTGCGGCGCAGGCTCTTCAAACGCCGGATCAGCGCCACGTTACTGGTGCTCGTGCCCGCCGTTGCGCCGGCGCGCGCGGTTCAATCCGTCGAGCGTGCCAAACACAATGATGTGGTCGCCGGTCTGCAGCGTAATACCGTGGTCGGGCCGGTAGTCCACCGCGCCGTTGCGCCGGTGCAGCACCAGGTTCACATCGAGCGCCTGCTCGACCTGCGCGACGGTCTGTCCGGCGAGCAGCGAGCCGGGCTGAATGTCGACGGGGGCCAGCGCCACCAATGTATCGTCTACATAGAGCGCCTGCCGGATGTCATGCTCGCGCACCGCGGCGGCAATGGCCGGGGCGGCCAGCGCCGCCGTGCTGAAGACCGCGCCGAGCCCGAAGCCGTTGTTCAGCTTTCGCGCGAGATCGGCGTCGAACATGCGCATGACGATGCGCACCTGCGGGTTCAGTTCGCGCGCATTCAGCGCGATTTCCAGATTGATCATGTCGTTGCTGGTGCAGGGAATCACGGCTCGCGCCCGCTCGACGCCCGCCTGCTGCAGTGTGTCCGTGCGCGTGGCGTCGGCCACAATCAGCGGGAAATGCAGTCGGTCGCGCACGCGCTCGGTGAAGCGGTTGGCGCGATTGCTCTCGACCACCACCACCTCCTCGCCCATCTGCGCCAGTTGCTCAATCACGCGGTAGCCGACGTGGCCCGCGCCGCACACGATGACATGGTTAGCATACGTTGAGGCCAGCGACACGTTCCACTCCTCCTTGCGCATTTCTTTGTTGAAGATCTGCACGCCGAAACGCGCCAGACCATCGCCGATGATGCCCAGCCCGATGATCGGCATCAGGTAGTACAGCGTGTCGATCCAGAGGTTGTCCGGGTACGGAACGTTGCCGGTCTGGAAGAAGATCAGCGAGAAGGCCGCATACAGCGCGCGGCTGGGCGTCAGGCGCGCGCCGTCGCCGGGCGCCTCGTACCACTGCCAGAAGCAGAAGGTACCGATGCCGACCAGCAGCGCGAACAGCAGTAGCGAGAAGCGAAACTCGCGCAGCAGGACGAACGCGTCGCGCAGCTGCGCGCGAACCAGCCGGCGCCGGGGCGATGTGAGCATGGGGCGACCTTAACACACTTCCCCGCGAGACCCAAATTTCCGCTTGAAGGGTCTGCGCGACAGCACGAAGATTGGCCGCCACTTGCAGTCGGCATCGTTGATGCCGGCCGGGTACGCCAACAAACAGTCGGAACAGTGCGCGGGTGGTGGGGGCCGACCCGACTTGTCGCCCCCTTTTGGGAGGTGCGTGGCCGCCCGTACCACCAACGCGCCGCGCCGGCACTTTGAGGGTATATTCCCAACCGCCAACCCAGCAATTCTCATTTTGGAGTCGGCCGCCAATATGCCCCCTCATCCCCTAGCCCCTGCTCCCCCGCGCGCGCGGGGGAAAAAGGGAAGAGCTAAGGGGAGGGCAACGCCGCTTACTTGTCGAGCCAGCGTGCGTGACAAGCACCAGGGGGCCAAGTTCATAGCAAGCCGGCATTGGACAGTACGCGTCCAAAGCCAAATTGAGAATTGCTGCCGCCAACCGGATTGCCAACCGCATCCCGGCGGACTATACTACGCTTGCGGTGCCAGCCGTTCAACCATCCAATTCCACTGCCTGCCGCCATGACGCGGCCGCTTACAGGAGACGCCTCATGCCCTTCGTTGCTTCAACGACCATCGAACCGTTCCGCATCAAAAGCGTCGAGCCGATCGGGATTACGACGCCGGAGCAACGCCGCGCCGCGCTGGAAGGCGCGGGGCTGAACGTCTTTTCCCTGCGGGCCGAGGATGTGCTGATCGACCTGCTGACCGACTCCGGCACCGGCGCGATGAGCGCGGCGCAGTGGGGCGCGATGATGGTCGGCGATGAGTCCTACGCCGGCAGCCGTTCGTTCTACAAATTCGAGGCGCAGGTTAAGCTGATCACCGGCTACCGTTACGTGCTGCCGACGCACCAGGGCCGCGCCGCCGAGCACATCCTCTTCAGCACGGTGCTGCGCGCGGGCCAGATCGTGCCGAGCAACACCCACTTCGACACCACGCGCGCCAACGTCGAATTGCAGCATGTGGAGGCGCGCGACCTGCTGCCCGTCGAAGGCCGCACGCCGATGCTCGACCGCCCGTTCAAAGGCGACCTCGACGTGGCGGCGCTGGAAGCGCTGCTGCAATCCGGGGAGCACGAGCGAGTGCCGCTGGTGATGATCACCGTGACCAACAACGCGGGCGGCGGCCAGCCGGTCTCGATGGCCAATATCCGCGCCGTGAGCGCGGTCTGCCGCAAGCACGGCGTCCCGTTCTTCATCGATGCCTGCCGCTTCGCCGAGAACGCCATGTTCATCAAGCTGCGCGAGCCAGGCTACGCCGACAAGACGCCGCTGGCGATCGCGCAGGAGATGTTTGGCTACGCCGACGGCGCGACGATGAGCGCGAAGAAGGACGGGCTGAGCAATATCGGCGGCTTCCTGGCGCTGAACGACGCCGGGTGGCACGAGCGCTGCCGCACCACGATGATCCCGATTGAAGGCTTCTCCACGTACGGCGGCCTGGCCGGGTACGACATGGAGGCGCTGGCGGTCGGACTGAGCGAGGTGCTGGACGAGAACTACCTGCGCTACCGGCTGGAGCACACCGCCTACCTCGGCCAGAAGTTGCTCGACGCTGGCGTGCCGATCGTGCGGCCGCCCGGCGGCCATGCGATCTTCGTGGATGCCGGCGCCCTGCTCGACCACATCCCGTGGCACCAGTTTCCGGGCACGGCACTGAGCGCGTATCTGTACGAGATTTCGGGCGTGCGCGCCTGCGAGATCGGCAGCGTCATGTTTGCGCACAAGGCGGCCGACGGCACGGCGATGCCCGCGCCGAACGAACTGATGCGCATGGCGATTCCGCGCCGCATGTACACGCGCTCGCACCTCGACTATGTGGCCGAGGCGATCATCTACGCGGCGGCGCACAAGCGCGAGATCCGCGGCGTGCGCTTTACGTACGAAGCGCCCGTGCTGCGGCACTTCACGGCGCGGTTTGAGTGGAGCGACCGCTAGCCGGCTAAAACCAAGCGGCAGGCAAACCAAAGGCACAGCCGCTTGGCTGTGCCTTTGTTGTTCCCGGAACCGGCGACTACCCTTCCAGTTCCCAGAACTTCTTATCGAGGTGGGTAGCGGTCATCTTGGTGAGCGCTTCCCAGATCGTTACATAGTGCATACCCATCACGTCCATGCCGGCCGTCATGATGCTCGTGCTCTTGGCATTGGGGCTCAACGTGAAGTCGGGCGAATCCATGCCTGTTTCTTCCAGCAACTTGCTGAACGCCTCCTGCTTTGTTTCCTGGCCTCCATGCCCGCTGCCCTCGCCAACCAGGTGATCGGTCGGCGTGTCCGGCGGCAGCAAGCCGTCGCTGATCATCTTCTTCACGGTGCGCACCGACGCGGCCGGAATGTACTCGTCGGCCAGGCCGATCATGTGCCCGATCTCGTGCGCTGCCGAGATGCGTGTCCAGCGCTGGTCGTAGTCATTCTTGACGGCCGGGTCGAGCGGAACCGAAACGGTCACGCCTGCGAAGTCGTCCGTACTCGTCGCCGTCACGCGTGGATTGCCCGACGCGCTGACGCGGGATGAGAACGCGCTCGCGCGCCGGTGCGCCAGCGCCTGCGACTCGCCCTTCGCCACCGAGCCCGTGATCACCAGCGGGTGCAGGCTGCTGAAAGAACTGAACTTGACCAGCCGGCCGATCTCCTGCGCCAACCGGTCGACCTGCGCCATCTCTTTCGGGAAGACGCTGTTGGCCCTGAACTCGACCCTGCCGAGCAGCTTGAGCACGCCCTCAATGCGCTTGCGATCCATCTCGTACGCCTTGTCGACGTGCTGCTTCTTTTCCTCGGCGTGCAGGTACTTGTGCACCTCCGGGTCCTTCATCTTGTCCTTGAGGTCCCACTCCTGCAAGTTGGCCGTAATCCCGTCAAAGTCGACATTGCTGCGCGAGTCGTTCGTGGTCAGTTTTTCGGTTTTAGCGCCTTCGCCCGACTCTTTGTCGACCACGACCGCCTTGTTGACCTTGACGACGAAGTGCGCCTGCCCGAACGGCACTTCCTGGATCTCGAATCGTGTGCGCACCGGCGGCACCGCCGTCCAGCCCGGGCGCACGCACTTGATCTGAAACTTGTTTGACCAGGCAGCATCGGTCTGCTGCGCCAACAACTGTTTGTAGGCTGTTTTCTTTTCCTCGGTCCACTGGGTGCGGGCGAGATCGCCGACGGCCTTGCTCGACACGTTGCCGCCCTTGGTCGTATCGAAATCCGGGAATTCGAAGCCCAGCTTGAGCACAATCCGCATCGTGCCGTGCATCGGTTCGTAATGCGCATCAAAGCGGCCGATGCCCGTCGAAGGCGTATGGTTGAGCAGCGAGAACCGGCCTTTCAGCAGGAACTCCAATTCCGCCATCTGATTGGTAAAGTCATCGGGATTGGGCACTTCGGCAGCGAGCTCGTCCGCGCGCAGATCGGCCTGCACCTGTTTCAGCAGTGCCTCGCCGTGTGCGCGGCGAAATGCCGGAATCACAAGGTGCTTGAAGTCGGCGTAGGTTTGAAGCGCCTGCGAGAAAAAGGCTTTGCCCGGCCCGTTTGCCTTGAACAAGGCGACCAGTGTGTCGAAGACAAGCGTCCCAAATTTCTTGCCCGGAAAGATCGCATGATAGTTTTCCTCGATCTGCTGTCCCTGCCCGGGATTCCCGCGAATGACGCCGAGCACGCCCGGCCCGTCGTTCCATGCGAGCGCGGCTAACTGCTGGCCG
It contains:
- a CDS encoding tryptophanase, which encodes MPFVASTTIEPFRIKSVEPIGITTPEQRRAALEGAGLNVFSLRAEDVLIDLLTDSGTGAMSAAQWGAMMVGDESYAGSRSFYKFEAQVKLITGYRYVLPTHQGRAAEHILFSTVLRAGQIVPSNTHFDTTRANVELQHVEARDLLPVEGRTPMLDRPFKGDLDVAALEALLQSGEHERVPLVMITVTNNAGGGQPVSMANIRAVSAVCRKHGVPFFIDACRFAENAMFIKLREPGYADKTPLAIAQEMFGYADGATMSAKKDGLSNIGGFLALNDAGWHERCRTTMIPIEGFSTYGGLAGYDMEALAVGLSEVLDENYLRYRLEHTAYLGQKLLDAGVPIVRPPGGHAIFVDAGALLDHIPWHQFPGTALSAYLYEISGVRACEIGSVMFAHKAADGTAMPAPNELMRMAIPRRMYTRSHLDYVAEAIIYAAAHKREIRGVRFTYEAPVLRHFTARFEWSDR
- a CDS encoding TrkA family potassium uptake protein codes for the protein MLTSPRRRLVRAQLRDAFVLLREFRFSLLLFALLVGIGTFCFWQWYEAPGDGARLTPSRALYAAFSLIFFQTGNVPYPDNLWIDTLYYLMPIIGLGIIGDGLARFGVQIFNKEMRKEEWNVSLASTYANHVIVCGAGHVGYRVIEQLAQMGEEVVVVESNRANRFTERVRDRLHFPLIVADATRTDTLQQAGVERARAVIPCTSNDMINLEIALNARELNPQVRIVMRMFDADLARKLNNGFGLGAVFSTAALAAPAIAAAVREHDIRQALYVDDTLVALAPVDIQPGSLLAGQTVAQVEQALDVNLVLHRRNGAVDYRPDHGITLQTGDHIIVFGTLDGLNRARRRNGGHEHQ